Proteins co-encoded in one Pyxidicoccus xibeiensis genomic window:
- a CDS encoding DUF1175 family protein, giving the protein MLALSLLLLLEATAPAAPESRDVLLRRQVAQVALAQVKKQDAAWHPEQRDCAGLIRFAFRAAYKQHAPERLASPLWKDARGRPADFADAETLLQHSFVPLGRDDTTRDTLRTGDVLAFRQEHDSGPVFHLMLVVRPEDRAHAPARVVYHPGEKGAAVRTGLLHTLATEAPLEWRPVQNNAGFLGFFRFKEWLP; this is encoded by the coding sequence ATGCTCGCCCTGTCCCTGCTCCTCTTGCTGGAGGCCACCGCGCCCGCCGCGCCCGAGTCGCGCGACGTGCTGCTGCGACGGCAGGTGGCGCAGGTCGCGCTCGCGCAGGTGAAGAAGCAGGACGCCGCGTGGCATCCGGAGCAGCGTGACTGCGCGGGCCTCATCCGCTTCGCCTTCCGCGCCGCCTACAAGCAGCACGCGCCCGAGCGGCTCGCCTCGCCGCTGTGGAAGGACGCGCGCGGCCGGCCCGCGGACTTCGCGGACGCGGAGACGCTGCTCCAGCACAGCTTCGTGCCGCTGGGCCGCGACGACACCACGCGCGACACGCTGCGCACCGGGGACGTGCTGGCCTTCCGGCAGGAGCATGACTCCGGCCCCGTCTTCCACCTGATGCTGGTGGTGCGCCCGGAGGACCGGGCCCACGCGCCCGCGCGCGTCGTCTACCACCCGGGGGAGAAGGGCGCCGCCGTGCGCACCGGGCTCCTCCATACCCTCGCCACCGAGGCGCCGCTGGAGTGGCGCCCGGTGCAGAACAATGCCGGCTTCCTCGGCTTCTTCCGCTTCAAGGAGTGGTTGCCATGA
- a CDS encoding DUF2135 domain-containing protein — protein MLSVILAVLLSQTAPAANPRQQGVPIGKGKTLPTVRLTAPSGGWTVDRMMLVEGTVSDTTIDPIVVSINGDRYLMRTYGGRFSRKFPAASGKNIVTVMATNQAGTARTQATSYAQIPPVPFKVVLTSDTDGVYTDLHVYEPTDASEAGDQLQVGEMAHVYWADTASPSGGTFFLNEQGGDFDQPAYGPYLYIHRAPPKGVYLVATNYWPSGDKAHTVATLNLALFEGTPNEVRRMVRIPLATPGTTRVLAWVNVLGDGQAEVYVPAQDPKPKHPDWPKNLAEALKELQTSGDSGEGG, from the coding sequence ATGCTCTCCGTCATCCTGGCCGTGCTCCTGTCGCAGACGGCGCCCGCCGCCAATCCGCGCCAGCAGGGCGTGCCCATCGGCAAGGGCAAGACGCTCCCCACCGTGCGCCTCACCGCCCCTTCCGGGGGCTGGACGGTGGACCGGATGATGCTCGTCGAGGGCACCGTCAGCGACACCACCATCGACCCCATCGTGGTCTCCATCAACGGCGACCGCTACCTCATGCGCACCTACGGCGGTCGCTTCAGCCGCAAGTTCCCCGCCGCCAGCGGGAAGAACATCGTCACGGTGATGGCCACCAACCAGGCCGGCACCGCGCGCACCCAGGCCACCAGCTACGCGCAGATTCCGCCCGTCCCCTTCAAGGTCGTCCTCACCAGCGACACCGACGGCGTCTATACCGACCTCCACGTCTACGAGCCCACCGACGCCAGCGAGGCCGGTGACCAGCTCCAGGTCGGCGAGATGGCCCACGTCTACTGGGCCGACACCGCCAGCCCCTCCGGCGGCACCTTCTTCCTCAACGAGCAGGGCGGCGACTTCGACCAGCCCGCGTACGGCCCGTACCTCTACATCCACCGCGCGCCGCCCAAGGGCGTGTACCTCGTGGCCACCAACTACTGGCCCAGCGGCGACAAGGCCCACACCGTGGCCACCCTCAACCTCGCGCTCTTCGAGGGCACGCCGAACGAAGTCCGCCGCATGGTGCGCATCCCCCTGGCCACCCCGGGCACCACCCGCGTGCTGGCCTGGGTGAACGTCCTCGGCGACGGCCAGGCCGAGGTGTACGTGCCCGCGCAGGACCCCAAGCCCAAGCACCCGGACTGGCCCAAGAATCTCGCGGAGGCCCTCAAGGAGCTCCAGACCAGCGGCGACAGCGGCGAGGGCGGCTAG
- a CDS encoding VOC family protein, whose protein sequence is MIQGLDHVQLAMPRGEEAQGRAFYGALLGLKEVPKPPELAKRGGLWFELADGRGLHLGVEEPFLPAKKAHPAFRVTTLDALAERLLAAGHPVKWDDSVPDVRRFHGADPFGNRLEFQEA, encoded by the coding sequence ATGATTCAGGGGTTGGACCACGTGCAGCTCGCCATGCCGCGAGGCGAGGAGGCGCAGGGACGGGCCTTCTACGGCGCGCTGCTGGGCCTGAAGGAAGTGCCCAAGCCGCCGGAATTGGCGAAGCGCGGAGGACTCTGGTTCGAGCTGGCGGATGGGCGCGGCCTGCACCTGGGCGTGGAGGAGCCCTTCCTGCCCGCGAAGAAGGCGCACCCGGCCTTCCGGGTGACGACGCTGGATGCCCTCGCTGAACGCCTGCTCGCCGCAGGGCACCCGGTGAAGTGGGACGACTCCGTGCCCGACGTGCGCCGCTTCCACGGCGCGGACCCGTTCGGCAACCGGCTGGAGTTCCAGGAGGCGTGA
- a CDS encoding cupin domain-containing protein codes for MQPTYHLTPTESVTVHQHSPEALVVEVEYGSRASPPPPHFHPSQDERFEVLSGTLHTVVDGKARTLQTGDTLDIPRGAVHRLWNASDDTPARVIWRTLPAGRTLEWFAALDAARRDGPRGKDGLPSPLALAVLLRTHRDTIRLSQRPRFLVGAGLAVLATLGRLRGYRVEAGSTSIASY; via the coding sequence ATGCAGCCCACCTACCACCTGACTCCCACCGAGTCCGTCACCGTCCACCAGCACTCGCCCGAGGCCCTCGTGGTGGAGGTCGAGTACGGCTCCAGGGCCTCGCCTCCTCCACCCCACTTCCACCCGTCCCAGGACGAGCGCTTCGAGGTCCTCTCCGGCACCCTGCACACCGTGGTGGACGGCAAGGCGCGCACGCTCCAGACGGGTGACACGCTCGACATCCCGCGCGGCGCGGTGCACCGCCTGTGGAATGCCAGCGACGACACTCCGGCCCGGGTCATCTGGAGGACCCTGCCCGCCGGACGCACGCTGGAGTGGTTCGCCGCGCTGGACGCCGCGCGCCGCGACGGGCCCAGGGGGAAGGATGGCCTGCCGAGCCCGCTGGCCCTCGCCGTGCTGCTGAGGACCCACCGCGACACCATCCGGCTTTCGCAGCGCCCCCGCTTCCTCGTGGGCGCGGGGCTCGCGGTGCTCGCGACGCTCGGCCGCCTGCGGGGCTACCGGGTCGAGGCGGGCTCCACGTCCATTGCGTCCTACTGA
- the infC gene encoding translation initiation factor IF-3, translating to MIREQRGSRGGSRDQRTNRRIRAREVRVVGSDGGQLGVMPLEAALEQARTEGLDLVEISPMASPPVCKIMDYGKFKYEEKKKASEAKRAQVTVLLKEVKLRPKTEEHDYEFKVRNMRRFIEDGNKAKVVIQFRGREITHKEQGTAILDDVAKDLKEVAIVEQPPRMEGRLMFMILAPTPKVAQKARELVRQAAVAAKRTAPPGEKSEKAEKPERPEKSGGKPPAAGAEAAPASANASAPEAKTEAGAPQDEQRTAP from the coding sequence ATCATTCGCGAACAAAGAGGTAGCCGCGGCGGTAGCCGCGACCAGAGGACCAACCGTCGCATCCGTGCCCGCGAGGTCCGCGTCGTGGGGTCCGACGGCGGGCAGCTCGGGGTCATGCCGCTCGAGGCGGCCCTGGAGCAAGCTCGTACCGAGGGGCTCGACCTGGTCGAGATCAGCCCCATGGCCAGTCCACCGGTCTGCAAGATCATGGACTACGGCAAGTTCAAGTACGAGGAGAAGAAGAAGGCCTCGGAAGCCAAGCGTGCCCAGGTCACGGTCCTGCTCAAGGAAGTGAAGCTCCGTCCGAAGACGGAGGAACACGACTACGAGTTCAAGGTCCGCAACATGCGGCGGTTCATCGAGGACGGGAACAAGGCGAAGGTCGTCATCCAGTTCCGCGGGCGTGAAATCACGCACAAGGAGCAGGGCACGGCCATCCTCGACGACGTGGCGAAGGACCTGAAGGAAGTGGCCATCGTCGAGCAGCCGCCCCGCATGGAAGGGCGTCTGATGTTCATGATCCTCGCGCCCACGCCGAAGGTCGCCCAGAAGGCCCGCGAGCTCGTGCGTCAGGCCGCCGTGGCCGCCAAGCGCACCGCTCCTCCGGGTGAGAAGAGCGAGAAGGCCGAGAAGCCCGAGCGGCCCGAGAAGAGTGGCGGCAAGCCGCCGGCCGCGGGTGCCGAGGCGGCTCCCGCCAGCGCCAACGCCAGTGCCCCCGAGGCGAAGACCGAGGCGGGCGCTCCCCAGGACGAGCAGCGCACCGCTCCCTGA
- a CDS encoding ribonuclease Z — protein sequence MSSRELIVLGSASQVPTRHRNHNAYFLRWDEEGILFDPGEGTQRQMTLAGLSATQVTRICITHFHGDHALGLPGIIQRLSLDRAKHPVEVYYPASGQAFFERLRHATIFMDAATIIPRPISEDGVLAETKGFKLSAAKLEHAVDTYGFRLEEHSRVQLIPSRLAELGISGPLTGELLRRGAVEVSGRTVRVEEVGESRAGQAFAFVMDTRPCAGASRLAQGVDLLVCESTYLDSERKEAHDHFHMTALQAAELAREGRARRLVLTHFSQRYEDTAPFVEEARPLLDDVVAARDLDRVEVPKRSRPA from the coding sequence ATGTCCAGCCGCGAGCTCATCGTCCTCGGTTCCGCCAGCCAGGTGCCCACGCGCCACCGGAACCACAACGCCTACTTCCTCCGCTGGGACGAAGAGGGAATCCTCTTCGACCCGGGCGAGGGCACCCAGCGGCAGATGACGCTCGCGGGCCTGTCCGCCACCCAGGTCACCCGCATCTGCATCACCCACTTCCACGGCGACCATGCGCTCGGGCTGCCGGGCATCATCCAGCGGCTGTCGCTGGACCGCGCGAAGCACCCGGTGGAGGTCTACTACCCCGCCTCGGGCCAGGCCTTCTTCGAGCGGCTCCGGCACGCCACCATCTTCATGGACGCGGCGACCATCATCCCCCGGCCCATCTCCGAGGACGGCGTGCTGGCGGAGACCAAGGGCTTCAAGCTGTCCGCCGCGAAGCTGGAGCACGCCGTGGACACCTACGGCTTCCGGCTGGAGGAGCACTCGCGCGTGCAGCTCATCCCCAGCCGGCTCGCCGAGCTGGGCATCTCCGGCCCGCTCACGGGCGAGCTGCTCCGGCGCGGCGCGGTGGAGGTCTCCGGCCGCACCGTGCGCGTCGAGGAGGTGGGCGAGTCGCGCGCGGGCCAGGCCTTCGCCTTCGTCATGGACACGCGGCCCTGCGCGGGCGCTTCGCGGCTGGCGCAGGGCGTGGACCTCCTGGTGTGCGAGTCCACCTACCTGGACAGCGAGCGGAAGGAGGCGCACGACCACTTCCACATGACGGCCCTCCAGGCCGCGGAGCTGGCCCGGGAAGGGCGCGCCCGCCGGCTGGTCCTCACGCACTTCTCCCAGCGCTACGAGGACACGGCGCCCTTCGTGGAGGAGGCGAGGCCCCTGCTGGACGACGTCGTCGCCGCCAGAGACCTGGACCGGGTGGAGGTCCCCAAGCGCTCCCGGCCCGCCTGA
- a CDS encoding carbohydrate-binding protein produces MHRSVAALVLLAFVATSCSDPGSPGDETLDSGTDVLDSGTDAGTSAADGGVDAGTSTSACEPSGRYGPPGNTFTLPGPNANGELYIPDVQARFPAVDWSTLDRLYVAAGTYTLINLGNLPQRSASRPLVITNSGGQVVIRPKPGSTQGYIWGVGGGSNWVITGRYDADSGTGHADFPGHRCGAYATSRGRYGFLSDGIFLNGGHMGIGIGGARSFELEYLEITRSGFAGVRINQAASGGTVPPLDNIRLHDLYIHDTASEGIYFGSTQGAPTPLGSGLKVYNNRIVRTGTEALQVQNLGEGAEVHHNVFAFGALDWRAAFQQYQDNNSQAQVRAGRIHFHHNVFLGGAAALLNFFVGPETGDAALDVSFTDNYFADTLSLGVYMGGTSGSGAKYLWERNAFRGLDFGYNAVYPSATDPGVVFQKGAGITSPITLKDNRWEGGRRLFPGLTGGTGTSGTVTATGNVNGAIPVLGFVAPGLPAGATTRQLELWTDRATLSPNAPEVTYPAGALVMHDGQLYRARSANTNKPPPQNTALWELLPFPADDLRTAPGSEWAQRGIGLLDAAP; encoded by the coding sequence ATGCACCGGAGCGTCGCCGCCCTCGTCCTCCTCGCCTTCGTCGCCACGAGCTGCTCGGACCCGGGCTCACCCGGGGATGAGACACTGGACTCCGGCACCGACGTCCTCGACTCGGGCACGGACGCCGGTACGAGCGCCGCGGACGGCGGCGTGGATGCGGGCACCTCCACCAGCGCCTGCGAGCCCTCCGGCCGCTACGGCCCGCCGGGGAACACCTTCACGCTCCCCGGCCCCAATGCCAACGGCGAGCTCTACATCCCCGACGTGCAGGCGCGCTTCCCCGCGGTGGACTGGAGCACGCTGGACCGGCTCTACGTCGCGGCGGGCACGTACACGCTCATCAACCTGGGCAACCTCCCGCAGCGCAGCGCGTCCCGGCCGCTGGTCATCACCAACTCGGGCGGGCAGGTGGTCATCCGGCCGAAGCCGGGCAGCACGCAGGGCTACATCTGGGGCGTGGGGGGTGGCTCCAACTGGGTCATCACCGGCCGGTATGACGCGGACTCCGGCACCGGCCATGCGGACTTCCCGGGCCACCGCTGCGGCGCGTACGCGACGTCTCGCGGGCGCTACGGCTTCCTGAGCGACGGCATCTTCCTCAACGGCGGCCACATGGGCATCGGCATCGGCGGGGCGCGCTCGTTCGAGCTGGAGTACCTCGAAATCACCCGCTCCGGCTTCGCGGGCGTGCGCATCAACCAGGCCGCCAGCGGGGGCACGGTGCCGCCGCTCGACAACATCCGGCTGCACGACCTCTACATCCACGACACCGCCAGCGAGGGCATCTACTTCGGCTCCACGCAGGGCGCGCCCACGCCGCTCGGCTCGGGGCTCAAGGTCTACAACAACCGCATCGTCCGCACCGGCACCGAGGCGCTCCAGGTGCAGAACCTGGGCGAGGGCGCGGAGGTGCACCACAACGTCTTCGCCTTCGGCGCCCTCGACTGGCGCGCCGCCTTCCAGCAGTACCAGGACAACAACTCGCAGGCGCAGGTGCGGGCCGGCCGCATCCACTTCCATCACAACGTCTTCCTCGGAGGCGCCGCCGCGCTCCTCAACTTCTTCGTGGGCCCCGAGACGGGGGACGCCGCGCTGGACGTGTCGTTCACCGACAACTACTTCGCGGACACGCTCAGCCTCGGCGTCTACATGGGCGGCACGTCCGGCTCCGGCGCGAAGTACCTCTGGGAGCGCAACGCCTTCCGGGGGCTCGACTTCGGCTACAACGCCGTCTACCCGTCCGCGACGGACCCCGGCGTCGTCTTCCAGAAGGGCGCCGGCATCACCTCGCCCATCACGCTCAAGGACAACCGCTGGGAGGGCGGACGCCGGCTCTTCCCGGGCCTCACCGGAGGCACCGGCACCTCGGGCACCGTGACGGCCACTGGCAACGTGAATGGCGCCATCCCCGTGCTGGGCTTCGTCGCCCCGGGGCTGCCCGCGGGCGCCACCACCCGGCAACTGGAGCTGTGGACGGACCGCGCCACCCTGTCCCCCAACGCACCCGAGGTGACGTACCCGGCGGGCGCCCTGGTGATGCATGACGGCCAGCTCTACCGGGCCCGCTCCGCCAACACCAACAAGCCTCCGCCGCAGAACACCGCCCTCTGGGAGCTGCTGCCCTTCCCGGCGGACGACCTGCGCACCGCCCCCGGAAGCGAGTGGGCCCAGCGCGGCATCGGCCTGCTGGACGCCGCGCCGTGA
- a CDS encoding phytanoyl-CoA dioxygenase family protein: protein MPDVCLETREIVSAHVPEQAEVRWFRVLGEAVMTDRAALFEQQGYLVLPGFVPPADCDALKARAEELVAGFRPETVSIFTTHEQTRTSDDYFLSSGDRIHFFFEEGAFRPDGSLKQDTSLSINKMGHALHDLDPRFDRFSRTPALAALASELGLRQPRLLQSMYIFKQPHIGGEVNSHQDATFLYTEPSTCLGFWFALEDATLENGCLWALPGGHRLGLKKRFVRAEGGGTTFRVLDTTPVPEQDMVPLEVEKGSLVVLHGLLPHRSGPNTSPKSRHAYSVHLIDATAAYPEENWLHRSPDMPLRGF from the coding sequence GTGCCCGACGTGTGTCTGGAGACCCGTGAGATAGTCTCCGCCCACGTGCCGGAGCAGGCGGAGGTCCGCTGGTTCCGGGTGCTTGGGGAGGCTGTGATGACGGACCGCGCCGCACTGTTCGAGCAGCAGGGCTACCTGGTGCTGCCTGGGTTCGTCCCTCCAGCGGACTGTGACGCGCTGAAGGCCCGCGCGGAGGAGCTGGTGGCCGGCTTCCGGCCGGAGACCGTCTCCATCTTCACCACCCACGAGCAGACCCGCACGTCGGACGACTACTTCCTCTCCTCGGGCGACCGCATCCACTTCTTCTTCGAGGAGGGCGCCTTCCGCCCGGACGGCTCGCTGAAGCAGGACACCTCGCTGTCCATCAACAAGATGGGCCACGCCCTCCACGACCTGGACCCGCGCTTCGACCGGTTCTCCCGCACACCGGCGCTGGCGGCGCTCGCCTCGGAGCTGGGCCTGCGGCAGCCCCGGCTCCTGCAGTCCATGTACATCTTCAAGCAGCCCCACATCGGCGGCGAGGTGAACTCGCATCAAGACGCGACGTTCCTCTACACCGAGCCCTCCACGTGCCTGGGCTTCTGGTTCGCCCTGGAGGACGCCACCCTGGAGAACGGGTGCCTCTGGGCCCTGCCCGGCGGCCACCGGCTGGGCCTCAAGAAGCGCTTCGTCCGCGCCGAGGGCGGAGGCACCACCTTCCGAGTGCTCGACACCACCCCCGTCCCCGAGCAGGACATGGTCCCGCTGGAGGTGGAGAAGGGCTCGCTCGTGGTGCTCCACGGCCTGCTGCCCCACCGCAGCGGCCCCAACACGTCACCGAAGAGCCGCCACGCCTACTCCGTGCACCTCATCGACGCCACCGCGGCCTACCCCGAGGAGAACTGGCTGCACCGCTCCCCCGACATGCCCCTGCGCGGCTTCTAG
- a CDS encoding serine/threonine-protein kinase — protein MESPRAMKDLAPATLPPGTEIGSWRVLERRGRGNYGAVYLVEQLGDPDAGPFALKLATHPLDPRFDREEELLSCIHHPGVPRLHAHGLWAHPAGPFPYLVMEWVEGQPLYDWGREQHPTSRQVLRLLAHVARALEATHAVGAVHRDVKGDNVLVRTSDGHAILTDFGAGNIRGARTLTAPPLPPGTPSYRSPEAIRFQWGYRSHPTAHYEAQPADDVYALGVTAYQLVTGTYPPPPRVSDTAASHDTESAPGLVSPRLRNPAVCAELDALILRMLAEHPEDRPGGGSADAVASALEHAAEHAGPEADVPLSEPVAPSAARAHGTDLGHAAPAHARAKAAAHTHRACLASPSSSQPAHCGTGWTWLGAAAVALLCLLSAMTSWWVHPVEDEAPPAHALLEPESRDGGTISLGDAAVASPVTILAPVPTFGVPPGLGLPMPKGPFPGQRKPPCNRKGEVELRGGCWYELARVKAPCDDDAYDYKGACYLPSFPVQRPTTSAPADR, from the coding sequence ATGGAATCACCACGGGCAATGAAGGACCTGGCGCCAGCCACCCTCCCACCGGGCACCGAAATCGGCTCCTGGCGGGTGCTGGAGCGACGGGGTCGAGGCAACTACGGCGCCGTCTACCTCGTCGAGCAACTGGGAGACCCGGACGCCGGCCCCTTCGCCCTCAAGCTGGCCACCCACCCGCTGGACCCGCGCTTCGACCGCGAGGAGGAGCTGCTCTCCTGCATCCACCACCCCGGCGTGCCGCGCCTCCATGCCCACGGCCTGTGGGCCCACCCCGCGGGCCCCTTCCCCTACCTCGTCATGGAGTGGGTCGAGGGCCAGCCCCTCTATGACTGGGGCCGCGAGCAGCACCCCACGTCGCGCCAGGTGCTCCGGCTGCTCGCACACGTGGCCCGGGCCCTGGAGGCCACCCACGCCGTGGGCGCCGTCCACCGCGACGTGAAGGGCGACAACGTGCTGGTCCGCACGAGCGACGGCCACGCCATCCTCACGGACTTCGGCGCGGGGAACATCCGCGGCGCGCGCACGCTCACCGCGCCACCCCTGCCACCGGGGACGCCGTCCTACCGCAGCCCCGAGGCCATCCGCTTCCAGTGGGGCTACCGCAGCCATCCGACGGCGCACTACGAAGCCCAGCCCGCGGATGACGTGTACGCGCTCGGCGTCACCGCGTACCAGCTCGTCACCGGGACGTATCCACCCCCGCCGCGCGTCTCCGACACCGCCGCGAGCCACGACACCGAGTCAGCGCCCGGGCTCGTCTCGCCGCGCCTGCGCAACCCCGCCGTGTGCGCGGAGCTCGATGCGCTCATCCTGCGCATGCTCGCGGAGCACCCCGAGGACCGCCCCGGTGGAGGCAGCGCGGACGCCGTCGCCAGCGCCCTGGAGCACGCCGCCGAGCATGCCGGCCCCGAGGCGGACGTGCCCCTCTCCGAGCCCGTCGCGCCCTCGGCGGCTCGGGCCCACGGCACAGACCTCGGGCACGCCGCCCCCGCACACGCTCGCGCGAAGGCCGCCGCGCACACCCACCGCGCCTGCCTCGCGTCCCCGTCCTCTTCCCAGCCCGCGCACTGCGGCACCGGATGGACCTGGCTCGGCGCGGCCGCCGTGGCCCTCCTCTGCCTCCTCTCCGCGATGACGAGCTGGTGGGTCCACCCCGTCGAGGACGAGGCCCCGCCAGCGCACGCCCTCCTGGAGCCGGAGTCCCGCGACGGAGGCACCATCTCCCTGGGAGACGCCGCCGTGGCCTCACCCGTCACCATCCTCGCGCCGGTGCCGACCTTCGGCGTTCCTCCCGGGCTGGGCCTGCCCATGCCGAAGGGCCCCTTCCCCGGCCAGCGCAAGCCGCCCTGCAACCGCAAGGGCGAGGTCGAGCTGCGCGGAGGCTGCTGGTACGAGCTGGCCCGCGTGAAGGCCCCCTGTGACGACGACGCGTACGACTACAAGGGGGCCTGCTACCTGCCCTCCTTCCCCGTGCAGCGCCCCACCACCTCGGCGCCCGCGGACCGCTGA
- a CDS encoding DUF938 domain-containing protein, with protein sequence MKRHAQATERNREPLLAVLREVLPPSGTVLEVASGTGQHAAFFARAFPGLTWQPSDVEPESLESIAAWRAEEALPNLLPPLVLDASTQPWPRSAADVILNVNMIHISPWASCQGLMRGAGQVLAPGGLLVMYGPYFVEGRETAPSNLAFDASLRARNPAWGVRELGAVTAEAARHGLERERVVDMPSNNLTVVFRKRAGEGAGP encoded by the coding sequence ATGAAGCGTCATGCCCAGGCCACGGAGCGCAACCGGGAACCCCTGCTCGCCGTCCTCCGCGAGGTGCTCCCCCCGTCGGGCACCGTGCTGGAGGTGGCGAGCGGCACCGGCCAGCACGCCGCCTTCTTCGCCCGCGCCTTCCCAGGCCTCACCTGGCAGCCCAGCGACGTGGAGCCCGAGTCGCTGGAGAGCATCGCCGCCTGGCGCGCCGAGGAGGCCCTGCCCAATCTGCTGCCGCCGCTCGTCCTCGACGCAAGCACGCAGCCGTGGCCGCGCTCCGCCGCGGACGTCATCCTCAACGTGAACATGATCCACATCTCCCCCTGGGCGTCCTGCCAGGGGCTGATGCGCGGCGCGGGGCAGGTGCTGGCCCCCGGCGGGCTGCTCGTCATGTACGGGCCCTACTTCGTTGAGGGCCGCGAGACGGCGCCCAGCAACCTCGCCTTCGACGCGTCCCTGCGCGCCCGGAACCCGGCCTGGGGCGTGCGCGAGCTCGGCGCCGTCACCGCCGAGGCCGCCCGCCACGGCCTGGAGCGCGAGCGCGTGGTGGACATGCCCAGCAACAACCTCACCGTCGTCTTCCGCAAGCGTGCGGGCGAGGGAGCGGGGCCCTGA
- a CDS encoding TonB family protein, with protein sequence MPDAGAKAVPFQEPLFASVAHAHSRRAPDRARTLWVMPLALGFHALVLLGVTTVWHAGDRDTPATASDRGDLVLRLLAAPPPPPPPAATSSPGTVPRKTVARRARPFPKPTLAPRPLPAALEPATLPSEAELEAEQAPPGTAGGALASDSEGVAGGLAGGITGGVVGGVVQQVLGASNVGLLLAPPPPRPTEEQLTTWREHYFETMFRDRFENVRYPHQAAMAGIEGKLVIQISVGSRGQLLGLKVHGYCPHYVLCDAALQAVRDAAPFPPPPPELGGRVTVELPFNFFLR encoded by the coding sequence ATGCCGGACGCAGGCGCGAAGGCCGTCCCCTTCCAGGAGCCCCTGTTCGCCTCCGTCGCCCACGCCCACTCGCGGCGGGCACCGGACCGCGCGCGCACCCTGTGGGTGATGCCGCTCGCCCTCGGCTTCCATGCCCTCGTCCTCCTGGGCGTCACCACCGTCTGGCACGCGGGCGACCGGGACACGCCCGCCACGGCGAGCGACAGGGGCGACCTCGTCCTCCGCCTCCTCGCGGCCCCGCCGCCTCCGCCGCCGCCCGCCGCCACGTCCAGTCCGGGCACCGTCCCGCGCAAGACGGTGGCGCGCCGGGCCCGTCCCTTCCCGAAGCCCACCCTGGCCCCCAGGCCCCTGCCGGCCGCCCTCGAGCCGGCCACCCTCCCCAGCGAGGCCGAGCTCGAAGCCGAGCAGGCGCCCCCGGGCACCGCGGGAGGCGCCCTCGCGAGCGACTCGGAGGGCGTGGCCGGAGGCCTCGCGGGAGGCATCACCGGCGGCGTGGTGGGAGGCGTCGTCCAGCAGGTGCTCGGCGCCAGCAACGTGGGCCTGCTGCTCGCGCCTCCGCCGCCCAGGCCCACGGAGGAGCAGCTCACCACGTGGCGCGAGCACTACTTCGAGACGATGTTCAGGGACCGCTTCGAGAACGTGCGCTACCCGCACCAGGCGGCCATGGCCGGCATCGAAGGCAAGCTGGTGATTCAAATCTCCGTGGGCAGCCGGGGGCAGCTGCTGGGCCTGAAGGTGCACGGCTACTGCCCCCACTACGTGCTGTGCGACGCCGCGCTGCAGGCCGTGCGCGACGCCGCCCCCTTCCCGCCGCCGCCGCCGGAGCTCGGCGGCCGTGTCACCGTCGAGCTCCCCTTCAACTTCTTCCTGCGCTGA